The DNA segment ATATCTTCTGTCGTTCGAAACATGTTGCTTACATAAAACAATCCAAACGTAAATAATAAAGCAGCAACTAAAGCCGTTATAATACCAGCTGCTAATACAATTTTTGTTTTATGGCTATTTTTTGTCTTTTTCTTCTTTCGGAATGGCTTCTGTTCTGTCATCTTTAGTAGTTCGTCCCCTTCCTTGTATCCATTTACATGGGTTGGATTCTCGTCTATTTCATCTTCAAAATCATCGAGAATATATTCAGGATCAGTTTCAAGCTGATTTAAAGCATCAATTAACAAAGATGCATTTTGAAACCTGCTGTACTGATCTTTTTCAATTAGCTTCATAATGATACTTTCTAAACCTTCAGAAACGGTATCATTAATATCCGACGGTAGTTCAGGTTCTTCCTGTAAATGCTTCAATGCAACAGTGATAGGACTTTCTCCTTCAAAAGGTAGCTTTCCTGTAGCCATCTCATACATGGCTATTCCAAGAGAATATAGATCTGATTTTGCATCAGTATACCCCCCCCTAGCCTGTTCTGGAGAAAAGTAATGAACAGAACCTACTAAACTGCCAGTATTAGTCAGTGTATTAGTGCTTGATGATAGTGCAATCCCAAAATCTGTCAATTTTGCTCGATGATCATCTGTGATTAAGATATTTTGAGGTTTAATATCTCGATGAATCACATAATTTTCATGAGCATGTTGAAGTGCACGCGCTATTTGCTTTGCATAATAAATGATTTCTTCCTGATGAAGCGCTCCTTTTTCTTTAATCACTTTTTTTAATGTTTTACCCTCGACCATTTCCATAACCATATAATAGATATCATTTACTTCTCCTACGTCATAAACATTAACAATATTAGGATGAGACAGACTTGCCACAGCCTGAGATTCGCGTTTAAACTTATTTACTAAATCTTTATCGCTTATCAATTCATCCCTAAGAATTTTTACAGCAACATTCCTATTCAATAAATGACATTTTGCTTTATATACAATGGCCATTCCTCCGCCACCAAGTTTTTCTATGATCTCATATCTATTGCCAAGCATTGTTCCAATCAAAAAGAACACCTGCCTTCCTTACTTGACTTAAATGGTTTAACAATTAAAATTGTACTATTATCATGTCCGCCTCGATCATTAGCTGTATCAATAAGGAGTTGCGCTGCTTGGGAGGCTGATTTCGTTTCTAATAGAATATTTCTCAATTCATCATCAGAAATTAAATTTGTAACGCCGTCTGTACATAGAATCAAAATATCATGGTCCATTATCTCAAAAGGGATAAAATCAGCTCTTACGTTTTTGTCAATTCCCATTGCACGAGTAATAACATGTTTTTGTGGATGATGCAATGCCTCTTGTTTTGATATCTCACCTTTTCGATATAGCTCCGCAACTAAAGAATGATCCTCTGTCATCTGCATTAATTCATTATTTCTAAGCAAATATGCACGACTGTCACCTATATGACCAATTACCCCACGATTGTTTTTTGTCCACACCATCGTTAGTGTTGTTCCCATCCCAGCACATTCGGGATAGTCAACAGCATACTCTAACAGTTGTTGATTAGCTCTATGAAAAGCTTCGTATAAAATTCCTGTTACTACAGAATCGTCTGCATTGTTAAATAAAAACTCCACTGCATGAGAACTAGCTACCTGTAAAGCAATGTTACTAGCCATTTTCCCACAGCTGTGACCACCCATCCCATCTGCAACCATAAAAAGGCAGTACTCATTTTTATAAATATAATAAGCATCTTGATTTTCGCCTCTGACTTTACCAATATCCGTTAGAACAGCAATATCCATGGATATTCCTCCCGTTTTAATCTTTATATTTAGCTTGTTGTTTTAGTTGGCCACAAGCTGCATCAATATCTGCACCTAGCTCACGTCGTATAGTAGCAGGAATCTTGTGTTTTCTTAGAATTTCAATTAATTCTCGGTAATCTCCTTTTTTAGAATGACTAAATAATTCATTGACAGGATTTACCGGTATAAAGTTAACATGGCATAGTTTATTCCGAAGATGATCTGCTAAAGTCCGTATTTCTTCTTCATGATCGTTCAATCCTGGTATAAGTGCATACTCAAAAGTGATCCGTCT comes from the Tindallia californiensis genome and includes:
- a CDS encoding Stp1/IreP family PP2C-type Ser/Thr phosphatase, whose protein sequence is MDIAVLTDIGKVRGENQDAYYIYKNEYCLFMVADGMGGHSCGKMASNIALQVASSHAVEFLFNNADDSVVTGILYEAFHRANQQLLEYAVDYPECAGMGTTLTMVWTKNNRGVIGHIGDSRAYLLRNNELMQMTEDHSLVAELYRKGEISKQEALHHPQKHVITRAMGIDKNVRADFIPFEIMDHDILILCTDGVTNLISDDELRNILLETKSASQAAQLLIDTANDRGGHDNSTILIVKPFKSSKEGRCSF
- the pknB gene encoding Stk1 family PASTA domain-containing Ser/Thr kinase → MIGTMLGNRYEIIEKLGGGGMAIVYKAKCHLLNRNVAVKILRDELISDKDLVNKFKRESQAVASLSHPNIVNVYDVGEVNDIYYMVMEMVEGKTLKKVIKEKGALHQEEIIYYAKQIARALQHAHENYVIHRDIKPQNILITDDHRAKLTDFGIALSSSTNTLTNTGSLVGSVHYFSPEQARGGYTDAKSDLYSLGIAMYEMATGKLPFEGESPITVALKHLQEEPELPSDINDTVSEGLESIIMKLIEKDQYSRFQNASLLIDALNQLETDPEYILDDFEDEIDENPTHVNGYKEGDELLKMTEQKPFRKKKKTKNSHKTKIVLAAGIITALVAALLFTFGLFYVSNMFRTTEDIDVPDFIGMHLDEAKEKIEELGLQHRVEYQFDRETDEDTVLLQNPSAGMSVRENYPIELTVSTGVETVKVPDLMYEAKDNAVFKIEDAGFIVGDMEYATSDMPSGTVISQEPRAGTEMTQGEVVKIVISEGPEYEMVIMPDLVGSTIESARESLKDLNLPISTVREEHSEEYVEDIVIQQSIVSGRQIPERTSVSLTISAGVESPQIEDIEIEEDIMPEQGENNIEEPRTRTLPIQFDGGSGTVLVELYRVEENSDNTLIFTKNHHIEEDGNSIEVKVTGLGTQAFEIVIDGSVVRTVEISF